CTTGGTGACCTTACCCGGCACGATCTGCTGGATCGCGTGGGTGCGGGCGAACTGACGCCACGGGTCCTCCTGGGTCGCCTTCAGCGACAGCGAGACCCGCTCGCGGTCCAGGTCGACGTCCAGAACCTCGACCTCGACCTCCTGGCCCACCTCGACGACCTCGGACGGGTGGTCGATGTGCTTCCAGGACAGCTCGGAGACGTGCACCAGGCCGTCCACGCCGCCAAGGTCGACGAACGCGCCGAAGTTGACGATCGAGGAGACGACGCCCTTGCGGACCTGCCCCTTCTGGAGCTTGTTGAGGAACTCGGTGCGCACCTCGGACTGCGTCTGCTCCAGCCAGGCCCGGCGGGACAGCACCACGTTGTTGCGGTTCTTGTCCAGCTCGATGATCTTGGCTTCGAGCTCGCGGCCCACGTACGGCTGAAGGTCGCGCACCCGCCGCATCTCGACCAGGGAGGCGGGCAGGAAGCCGCGCAGCCCGATGTCGAGGATGAGGCCACCCTTGACCACCTCGATGACCGAGCCGCGGACGACACCGTCCTCGTCCTTGATCTTCTCGATCGTGCCCCAGGCCCGCTCGTACTGCGCCCGCTTCTTGGAGAGGATCAGCCGCCCCTCCTTGTCCTCCTTCTGGAGGACCAGGGCCTCGATGTGGTCACCCACCGAGACGACCTCTGCCGGGTCCACGTCGTGCTTGATCGACAACTCCCGAGAGGGAATGACACCCTCGGTCTTGTAGCCGATGTCGAGCAGGACCTCGTCCCGGTCGACCTTGACGACGGTGCCTTCGACAATGTCGCCGTCGTTGAAGTACTTGATGGTCTCGTCGATCGCGGCGAGGAAAGCTTCCTCAGAGCCGAGGTCGTCGTGGGTGACCTTGGTGGCGCTCGAGGGGGCCTCGATGCTGCTCGTCATGTGGGCGGTTGCTCCGGTCGGATGTGTGTCACAGCAGGCTGGTGTCGCGGTGACCTGTGCGCGCCAACGGATCCGTCGGCGGGCCCACCTGGAAATCGCTGAACGAGATCTTGATGTGACTCCGTCGACCGCGCACCTGCTCCCTGCCGAGGCACACGATCCGCGAGCGCATCGTCTACCCTACCCGCTGCATTACCACAGCGTGCAAGCCCTCCCGGCTGCTGATCGCCGCACCACCCGCGAAAGCGGAGATTTCGCCCCAGCCGGTACCACCCGGGCCCGGGCTGCCGCCGGCCCCGGTCCCGGCGGGGCCTAGCGTGAGCTGATGGACGACGACAACCGGGTGACCCGACGGCGGGTCGACCACGCCGAGGCGCGCCACGCCAACCGCCGCTGGTGGGATGCGGACGCCGACGCGTACCAGGCCGAACACGGGCACTTCCTGGGCGACGTGGACTTCGTCTGGTGCCCCGAAGGGCTGCGCGAGGCCGACGCCCGGCTGCTCGGCGAGCTGGCCGGACGCCGGGTGCTGGAGGTCGGCTGCGGTGCCGCGTCGTGCGCCCGCTGGCTGGCCACCGAGGGTGCCCGGCCGGTCGCCGTGGACCTCTCCGCCGGCATGTTGCGGCACGCCACCCGGGCCGCCGAGCGCAGCGGGGTACGCGTACCGCTGGCCCAGGCCGACGCGCTGGCGCTGCCGTTTTGCGACGCCAGCTTCGACATCGCCTGCACGGCGTTCGGAGCGGTGCCGTTCGTCGACGACTCGGCGGCGCTGATGCGCGAGGTGCACCGGGTGCTGCGTCCCGGCGGTCGTTGGGTTTTCTCGGTGACCCACCCGATGCGCTGGATCTTCCTCGACGACCCGGGCGAGGGCGGGCTGACCGCCGTGCACTCGTACTTCGACACCCGCCCCTACGTGGAGCAGGACGAGCGCGGTGTGGCCAGCTACGTGGAGCAGCACCGCACCCTCGGCGACCGGGTCCGCGAGCTGGTCGGCGCCGGCTTCCGGCTGCTGGACCTGGTGGAACCGGAGTGGCCCGAGGGGCACGAGGGAATCTGGGGGCAGTGGAGCCCGTTGCGCGGGCGGCTCTTCCCCGGCACCGCCATCTTCGTCACCGAGAAATCCGACCTCGCCCCGTAGCACCCGGCCCACTCCGGTCGTTTCCGCCCGGGGACCCGGGGTAACCCGGCGCATGGCCGACAAGGAGTTCCGCACCGGCGACCACGTCTCCTGGGCCAGCCACAGCGGCCGGGCGTACGGAGTCGTCAAGGAGAAACTCACCGAACGCACCCACGTACGCGGACACCCGGTGAACGCCTCGCCGGAGCAGCCGCAGTACCGGATCACCAACGACGACTCGGGTCGGGACGTCGCCCACCGCCCGGAGGTGTTGCGTCGTGAGCAGTCGTGAGGATCCCGACCAGACCTACCGGGAGTTCACCGAGGCGGTGAACATGAAGCCCGGTGAACTCTCCACCTGGTTGGAGACGGAGGAGTCCCAGCAGGTCGGCTGGCGCAAGGGCGGCAAGGGCGGCGAGTCCGTCGGCCACGAGTCCGGCCGGAAGATCATCGACCTGTTGCGGCGCAAACGCGACAAGCTCACCGAGGCCGACTACAAACACATGCGCAAGGTCGTCGGGTACGTCCGGCGGCACATGGCGCAGCGGCCCAGCGGCGACGTCCGCGCCACCCGGTGGCGGTACTCCCTGATGAACTGGGGCCACGACCCGGTCAAAGCCAAGCTGCCGCCACCTGGCGGCCCGTCCCGCAAGGCGCTCGAACGGCACGGGGCTCCGCCGAAGGCCCGACGGACCCGGCCGGCTTGACCTTGCCGCTGACGGCAGGGTCGCAGGATCGGCGGCATGAATGATGTGCAGCGCAGAGCCGTCGTCGTCACCGGTGCCGGAACCGGCATCGGCCGCGCCACCGCCCGAGGCTTCAGCGTCGGCGGCGCCCAGGTGCTGGCGGTCGGCCGCCGCAGCGGGCCGCTGACCGAGACCGCGACCGGTCACCCGCTGATCACCCCGTTGGCCGTCGACGTGACCGCCGCCGACGCGCCCCGCCGGGTGGTCGACGCCGCTCTGGATCAGTACGGCCGGTTGGACGTGCTTGTCAACAACGCGGGGATCGCCGGTGCCGGCCCGCTCGCCGACTTCGACGAGACGCACGCCCACGCCCAGCTCGCCACGAACCTGCTCGCCCCGGCCCGCCTCGCCCACGCCGCTCTCGACGCGCTCACCGCGAGCCGTGGCGTGATCGTCAACGTCACCACGGCGATCGGTCAGCGGGGCTGGCCGGGCTCCTCGATGTACGCGGCCGGCAAGTCCGCCCTCGACTCGCTGACCCGCAGCTGGGCGGTGGAACTGGCACCGCGCGGCGTCCGGGTGGTCGCGGTCGCCCCCGGCGCGATCGACACGCCGATCGGCGACCACCAGGGCCTGACCCCCGAGCAACGCGCGGCGCTGCGCCGCTGGCAGGTCGATCACACGCCGCTGGGCCGCATCGGGCACCCGGAGGACGTAGCCTGGGCGATCCGGCAACTCTGCGACCCGGCGGCGGGCTTCGTCACCGGCGTGGTGCTGCCGGTCGACGGTGGAGCCGTCATCGGCTGACACCGGCCCCCACCGTCGAGAGCTCGACGGGGCCGGGGTGATGGCAGACCGGGAACGAAGGGCGGGCGAATGCGGATCGGCACACTGGCCAGGGTCACCGGCAGCACACCGCGTGCGCTGCGCCACTACGAGCAGCACGGTCTGATCGAGTCGCACCGCTCCGCAAACGGCTACCGGTGCTACCACCCGAGCGCCGTGAACCGGGTCCGCAACATCCGGCACCTGCTCGCCGCCGGGCTGACCCTCCAGGATGTCGACTTCTTCCGGCCCTGCCTGGACGGCGACGTGACCACGGCTCCGCCGTCACCCGCCGGCCTTCGGGTGGCCCAGGCCAGGCTCGCCGCCATCGACGCCCGGCTAGCCCAGCAGCACGGCATCCGCGACCGCCTCGCCGCCGCCCTGGACAGCGTCGGATAGATCCTGGTACGACAGCGCCCGCCGGAGGGCAGTTCTGGACCAGGATCTCCGGCAGGGTGCGGTCAGTGGTCGGCGCTGTTCCAGTCGGGACCGTCGCCGACCGACACCTCCAACGGCACGGAGAGCGGGTAGGCCCCACCCATCTCCCGCCGGACCAGTTCCTCCAGCACCACCCGCTCCCCCGGCGCCACCTCGAAGACCAACTCGTCGTGCACCTGGAGCAGCATCCGGGAACGCAGCCCGGCGTCGCGCAGCGCGGTGTCGACGTGCAGCATGGCGACCTTGATGATGTCCGCCGCGGAGCCCTGGATCGGGGCGTTGAGCGCCATCCGCTCGGCCATCTCCCGACGCTGCCGGTTGTCGCTGACCAGGTCGGGCAGGTAGCGACGGCGACCCAGGATGGTGGAGGTGTAGCCGTCCTGGCGGGCCCGGGCGACCACCTCCTGGAGGTAGTCGCGGACCCCGCCGAAGCCGGCGAAGTAGACCTCCATCAGCCCGCGCGCCTCCTCGGCGCTGATGCCGAGCTGCTGGGACAGGCCGAACGCGCTGAGCCCGTACGCCAGGCCGTAGTTCATCGCCTTGATCTTGCGCCGCTGGTCCGGGGTGACCTCGGCCACCGGCACCCCGAAGACCGACGAGGCGGTGGCGGCGTGGAAGTCGTGCCCGGAGTTGAACGCCTCGATCAGCGCGTCGTCGGCCGACAGGTGCGCCATGATCCGCATCTCGATCTGGCTGTAGTCGGCGGTGAGCAGGCACTCGTAGCCCTCCCCCACCACGAAGGCCCGCCGGATCCGCCGGCCCTCCTCGGTGCGGATGGG
This DNA window, taken from Micromonospora sp. FIMYZ51, encodes the following:
- a CDS encoding MerR family transcriptional regulator, translated to MRIGTLARVTGSTPRALRHYEQHGLIESHRSANGYRCYHPSAVNRVRNIRHLLAAGLTLQDVDFFRPCLDGDVTTAPPSPAGLRVAQARLAAIDARLAQQHGIRDRLAAALDSVG
- a CDS encoding SDR family oxidoreductase, with protein sequence MNDVQRRAVVVTGAGTGIGRATARGFSVGGAQVLAVGRRSGPLTETATGHPLITPLAVDVTAADAPRRVVDAALDQYGRLDVLVNNAGIAGAGPLADFDETHAHAQLATNLLAPARLAHAALDALTASRGVIVNVTTAIGQRGWPGSSMYAAGKSALDSLTRSWAVELAPRGVRVVAVAPGAIDTPIGDHQGLTPEQRAALRRWQVDHTPLGRIGHPEDVAWAIRQLCDPAAGFVTGVVLPVDGGAVIG
- a CDS encoding DUF2945 domain-containing protein encodes the protein MADKEFRTGDHVSWASHSGRAYGVVKEKLTERTHVRGHPVNASPEQPQYRITNDDSGRDVAHRPEVLRREQS
- the rpsA gene encoding 30S ribosomal protein S1, with the protein product MTSSIEAPSSATKVTHDDLGSEEAFLAAIDETIKYFNDGDIVEGTVVKVDRDEVLLDIGYKTEGVIPSRELSIKHDVDPAEVVSVGDHIEALVLQKEDKEGRLILSKKRAQYERAWGTIEKIKDEDGVVRGSVIEVVKGGLILDIGLRGFLPASLVEMRRVRDLQPYVGRELEAKIIELDKNRNNVVLSRRAWLEQTQSEVRTEFLNKLQKGQVRKGVVSSIVNFGAFVDLGGVDGLVHVSELSWKHIDHPSEVVEVGQEVEVEVLDVDLDRERVSLSLKATQEDPWRQFARTHAIQQIVPGKVTKLVPFGAFVRVDDGIEGLVHISELAERHVEIPEQVVQVGSEVMVKVIDIDLERRRISLSLKQANEGFVEGEEHFDPTLYGMAATYDNEGNYIYPEGFDPETGEWLEGYEKQRETWETQYAEARQRWEAHQKQVQTSRAAEAEAAANPQPAATGTTTSTSAAPSRQAEEPAGTLATDEALAALREKLAGGK
- a CDS encoding class I SAM-dependent methyltransferase, which translates into the protein MDDDNRVTRRRVDHAEARHANRRWWDADADAYQAEHGHFLGDVDFVWCPEGLREADARLLGELAGRRVLEVGCGAASCARWLATEGARPVAVDLSAGMLRHATRAAERSGVRVPLAQADALALPFCDASFDIACTAFGAVPFVDDSAALMREVHRVLRPGGRWVFSVTHPMRWIFLDDPGEGGLTAVHSYFDTRPYVEQDERGVASYVEQHRTLGDRVRELVGAGFRLLDLVEPEWPEGHEGIWGQWSPLRGRLFPGTAIFVTEKSDLAP
- a CDS encoding DUF3140 domain-containing protein is translated as MSSREDPDQTYREFTEAVNMKPGELSTWLETEESQQVGWRKGGKGGESVGHESGRKIIDLLRRKRDKLTEADYKHMRKVVGYVRRHMAQRPSGDVRATRWRYSLMNWGHDPVKAKLPPPGGPSRKALERHGAPPKARRTRPA